A DNA window from bacterium contains the following coding sequences:
- a CDS encoding tetratricopeptide repeat protein — protein sequence MMKIIYTLLAITLTSNVLNGQGISISSEDLFAKANLSYEKKRYSDAQILYQQLVDADYSSKELFYNLANTYFKMKKYGYAVFYYEKAIRLDPSDEDIVFNLELTQLYLKDKIITPPDFFVYDISKKIMRSLSTNTWAVMSLLGWYIFVGLILLGKIHRMQRRYVKILITTVGIYLLFCTINFGAGVYSRAKTQEAIILNAAADVKSEPDNAGSIIFVLHEGTKVQIRSKKADWFEIKLRDGKVGWLRRDDLGIL from the coding sequence ATGATGAAAATCATATACACGCTCCTGGCGATTACCCTGACATCAAACGTTTTGAATGGACAGGGCATCTCGATCTCTTCGGAAGATCTTTTCGCAAAAGCCAACCTTTCCTATGAGAAAAAACGATATTCCGATGCGCAGATTTTGTATCAACAGCTTGTCGACGCGGATTATTCATCGAAAGAACTTTTTTATAATTTGGCTAACACCTACTTTAAAATGAAAAAATACGGCTATGCTGTATTTTATTATGAAAAAGCCATAAGGCTCGATCCATCCGATGAGGACATCGTCTTTAATCTTGAGTTGACACAACTGTATCTGAAGGATAAAATTATTACTCCGCCTGATTTTTTTGTATATGATATCTCAAAAAAAATAATGCGCTCCTTGTCGACAAACACGTGGGCGGTAATGAGTCTTCTGGGTTGGTATATTTTTGTAGGATTGATATTGCTTGGAAAAATCCACAGGATGCAACGGCGCTATGTCAAAATACTGATAACAACCGTCGGGATTTATCTATTATTTTGTACAATTAATTTTGGCGCCGGGGTGTATTCACGCGCGAAAACCCAGGAAGCAATTATTTTGAATGCCGCCGCCGATGTGAAAAGTGAGCCGGATAACGCAGGAAGTATTATTTTTGTATTGCATGAAGGAACTAAAGTTCAGATTCGTTCGAAAAAAGCAGATTGGTTTGAAATCAAATTGCGGGACGGCAAGGTAGGATGGCTTCGTAGAGACGATTTAGGGATTTTATAA
- a CDS encoding DNA internalization-related competence protein ComEC/Rec2: MGQTRDPLRLYPAVKVVLLFILIILIIRYTGISSLFVSGHSLIFSLAAIGLITGAALLRRKMRLLAFLLFISGIFFLISARYPSGRFESSHISHFNQLGREVEVKGIVSRDPQLIKDKIRFVFEVRSIRVTQHIEYPTTGQLLITLRDEARIPRTYGEELILYGSIFAPRDERNPGEFDYAQYLAFQNIYGLMYLGEAGQVAATGHTETNPILKYFIHPIKHYVFELNNSTLSPLSASILTGLLVGERGEIPSEVLEYFSYSGTIHILSISGLHIVFITALLFGFFSFLRLRYNLRIYFTLACLVVYMGVADFIPSVVRAGIMAGVVLVGTLWQVRGNIINSLFVSLIIILFMQPLALFDIGLQLSFTAVLSIVLIYPKLETACKRFGFFQSGDMSLSEKILALLLVSVAAQIGTIPFTAYYFYKIPLVALAANVLIVPLSSFVMGIGFISAMAGTFSFTIAQWFANVNELSILLMVKIAEWSSKMPFAYTEFYKMDLWSMLIFYMILFYFLTWNVLKIRKYGMIAGLAVIAIFIWRPVWSSEQPLEIIFLDVGQGDAAVVRTPQNKTILIDAGDCNEHFDQGERVVAPYLRKIGVHHIDYLIMSHPHDDHIGGVFYLLKHFTVGQVIDPGQFYRSDVYDSILCQIERRSIPRRIIRAGDALAIDKDVALYFMHPGKQFVSENAPAPAGTNNTSLVFQLRCHGVKALFTGDAELPSLSEIGDYSETLQSDILKVGHHGSWNGTSQTFLSKVQPKFAVISCGAFNMFNHPSPAVVGDLVHIGAKVYRTDQQGAVIFRADASGIYRVR; the protein is encoded by the coding sequence ATGGGCCAAACTCGCGATCCGCTGCGTTTGTATCCCGCCGTCAAAGTTGTGCTCCTTTTTATTCTGATCATACTTATCATTCGGTACACCGGCATATCGAGTCTCTTTGTTTCAGGTCATTCCCTCATATTTTCTCTCGCCGCAATAGGCCTGATAACGGGAGCGGCTCTTCTGCGACGAAAGATGAGGTTGCTCGCATTCTTGCTTTTTATTTCCGGAATTTTCTTTCTTATTTCCGCCCGTTATCCGTCCGGAAGATTCGAATCATCCCACATTTCACATTTTAATCAATTAGGCCGGGAAGTTGAAGTAAAAGGGATCGTCAGCCGTGATCCGCAATTGATCAAAGATAAAATTCGTTTTGTCTTTGAGGTTCGCTCCATCCGTGTGACTCAACATATTGAGTATCCAACCACCGGCCAATTACTCATCACACTGCGTGACGAGGCTCGTATTCCGAGAACCTATGGTGAGGAGCTGATTCTGTATGGGAGTATTTTTGCTCCAAGAGATGAAAGAAATCCGGGCGAATTTGATTACGCGCAATATCTTGCTTTTCAGAATATTTACGGATTAATGTATCTGGGTGAAGCGGGACAAGTGGCCGCAACGGGACATACGGAAACGAACCCGATCCTGAAATATTTTATTCATCCCATTAAGCATTACGTATTCGAGCTGAATAATTCCACCTTATCGCCGCTTAGCGCTTCGATTTTAACCGGTTTGCTCGTTGGTGAACGCGGTGAAATTCCAAGTGAGGTTTTGGAATATTTCTCCTATAGCGGTACGATTCACATATTGTCTATCAGCGGACTGCATATCGTTTTTATCACGGCATTGCTATTCGGATTTTTCAGTTTTCTCAGGCTGCGTTATAACCTTAGAATTTATTTTACTCTAGCCTGTCTCGTCGTTTATATGGGCGTTGCCGATTTTATTCCATCGGTGGTGCGTGCCGGAATTATGGCCGGCGTCGTTTTAGTTGGCACCCTCTGGCAGGTGAGGGGAAATATTATAAACAGTCTTTTTGTTTCGTTAATCATCATTCTCTTTATGCAGCCGCTGGCATTGTTCGATATTGGCCTTCAATTATCTTTTACGGCAGTATTGTCCATAGTGCTGATTTATCCAAAACTGGAAACGGCATGCAAACGATTTGGTTTTTTTCAATCCGGCGACATGAGTTTAAGTGAAAAAATACTCGCGTTACTTCTCGTGTCTGTTGCCGCCCAGATTGGAACGATTCCTTTTACAGCATATTATTTTTATAAAATCCCGCTGGTCGCGCTTGCGGCAAACGTATTGATCGTTCCTTTATCCAGCTTTGTAATGGGCATTGGTTTTATATCGGCGATGGCCGGCACATTCTCGTTTACTATTGCGCAATGGTTCGCCAACGTCAACGAGTTGTCCATCCTGCTGATGGTCAAGATCGCCGAGTGGTCGTCCAAAATGCCGTTTGCTTACACGGAATTTTACAAGATGGATTTGTGGAGTATGCTGATATTTTACATGATTCTATTTTATTTTCTTACATGGAATGTTCTAAAGATCAGAAAATACGGTATGATTGCGGGATTGGCCGTGATTGCTATTTTCATTTGGAGGCCGGTGTGGAGTTCCGAACAACCACTTGAGATTATATTTCTTGATGTCGGACAGGGCGACGCCGCCGTAGTACGAACTCCTCAAAATAAAACGATTCTTATCGACGCCGGCGATTGCAACGAACATTTTGATCAGGGCGAGAGGGTGGTGGCGCCCTATTTGAGAAAAATCGGCGTCCATCATATTGATTATCTGATCATGTCGCATCCGCATGACGATCACATTGGAGGAGTGTTTTATCTGCTGAAACATTTTACCGTTGGGCAAGTGATTGACCCCGGACAATTTTACCGATCCGATGTGTACGACAGCATTCTGTGCCAAATAGAACGGCGCAGTATTCCACGCCGCATAATACGCGCCGGGGACGCGCTTGCAATTGATAAGGATGTTGCGTTATATTTCATGCATCCGGGGAAACAGTTTGTTTCCGAAAACGCGCCGGCGCCCGCGGGAACGAATAACACATCTCTTGTTTTCCAGCTCAGGTGCCATGGCGTCAAGGCGCTATTTACGGGGGATGCCGAACTCCCAAGCCTGTCCGAAATAGGCGACTACTCGGAAACGCTTCAAAGTGATATTCTGAAAGTCGGCCATCACGGTTCGTGGAACGGGACGTCGCAAACATTTCTGTCGAAAGTGCAGCCTAAGTTTGCCGTTATTTCCTGCGGGGCATTCAATATGTTTAACCACCCATCGCCGGCAGTTGTCGGCGATCTGGTTCACATCGGAGCGAAAGTATATCGAACGGATCAACAAGGAGCCGTAATATTCAGGGCAGATGCCAGCGGTATCTATCGCGTAAGGTAA
- a CDS encoding M20/M25/M40 family metallo-hydrolase produces the protein MKIITSSNGGLLSAVLFLLFVLSNNAQSQVGRLDQPVPPLQQIKIADSVFDTTILKLVDQVNGKEIHSLIATLASDSFEGRATGSAGFEKAANYVSRHFEQNNVVPIGSSYFQKFKLDTKTVRSKVHLHETSNDSVETMNVVGIKKGTLYPDEFVVLSAHLDHLGKKQDSIFYGANDNASGVAVMMAVAEALKDISTNCSVVFIAFTGEEVGLLGSAYFVTHPLIELKKIRFMINLDLVGSGTNGIMVQGVDGHKEVFSEIQKVNQKYFQFELGTRPNSPNSDHYYFHLLGVPAFFMYVYNGTMPYHSPGDTAEKIDSVVIENVAKFVLMNVWWFAKKS, from the coding sequence ATGAAGATAATAACATCATCAAACGGCGGACTATTATCCGCCGTTCTTTTTTTGCTCTTCGTTCTATCTAATAACGCACAAAGCCAGGTAGGACGGCTGGATCAGCCGGTGCCGCCTTTACAGCAGATAAAAATAGCCGACTCAGTCTTTGACACAACGATTCTTAAGCTTGTCGATCAAGTGAACGGTAAAGAAATCCACTCTTTGATCGCAACGCTTGCCTCGGATTCGTTTGAGGGGCGGGCAACGGGATCTGCGGGTTTTGAAAAGGCGGCAAATTATGTAAGCAGGCATTTTGAACAAAATAATGTAGTGCCGATCGGCAGTTCGTACTTTCAGAAATTCAAGCTCGATACAAAAACCGTCAGATCGAAAGTTCATTTGCACGAAACCTCTAACGATTCCGTAGAAACCATGAATGTGGTCGGGATAAAAAAAGGCACCCTCTATCCGGACGAGTTCGTCGTGCTCTCGGCGCATCTCGATCATCTTGGGAAAAAACAGGACAGCATTTTTTACGGCGCCAATGACAATGCGAGCGGCGTCGCGGTGATGATGGCCGTCGCGGAGGCGCTGAAGGATATTTCGACAAATTGTTCCGTAGTCTTTATTGCCTTCACGGGGGAAGAGGTGGGTCTGCTCGGCTCAGCCTATTTCGTCACGCATCCGCTGATCGAACTCAAAAAGATCCGATTCATGATCAATCTGGATCTGGTTGGTTCAGGCACTAATGGTATCATGGTTCAGGGTGTGGACGGGCATAAAGAAGTGTTTTCAGAGATTCAGAAGGTCAATCAAAAATATTTTCAGTTCGAGCTCGGTACACGCCCCAATTCTCCCAATTCCGACCACTACTATTTTCATCTTCTCGGTGTTCCGGCATTCTTCATGTATGTCTACAACGGGACGATGCCATATCATTCACCGGGCGATACGGCGGAGAAAATCGATTCTGTCGTGATTGAGAATGTGGCGAAATTTGTGCTGATGAATGTGTGGTGGTTTGCAAAAAAAAGTTGA